A genome region from Candidatus Liberimonas magnetica includes the following:
- a CDS encoding PorV/PorQ family protein — translation MKNYYIVSTIILAFLYGVLIPSGVYASGDGGAPGYILSEGIGARSLGMGRSFTAVSDDVSALFYNPAGLYQLQQKEAQYMYIKLFEDTGYNAIGYVHTNGSPLTLGAAVTQLQSDNFVSRDALNLPGPAFSDTELTMLLGGCYEITDKLGIGTAVKSIDKKMETLHNSAIDCDAGVLYKPMKNLSFGFDLQNLLGASFQQDDKLPLTSRLGTALKLLNGSLTLAADFEESSQTSLRVHSGMEYSFKNLFAVRAGYDVDTVTTGLGARFKDYYFDYALYSNTNLGLSHRMSMGIKFGKEKNELKKISEKQRLANGLKKTIKTCLAKARKFVADENWYNAINEVSKVLELAPNNKEALELKQQAENIKNKKGSKINIAIIDFGTRNVSSADAMVVSDLLRSEMVKRNVFNVLERSNMDMILSEQKFQNSGCTEQACAVTLGKILNVHKVIMGTVSKLLDAYYIVANVVDVETGAITLSEKEKARSADEISSACRKIARKIEAGLLPQQGKAVNQEMFLAENYPVKIKVMKDVPSAIYGLLENYNAAPISVSIENNTEFEARFKIIYRYEPKTQEQISSVNIEPGDIADVNLYPQLPSQVISGIKKQESQLVRVSLYYIDSKGTAIKLRDDFTDYVTLYPYNQFFTSVYTALGNEVPVIETLVAWVTYNDPALNEVLLKASKRGAELKPQVKIVGGQDPRIFLRAADQLDKDFLHQIELIYNTLKEDYKIDYLNNPIVSDTGKLLKTQRVKFPSETLKFKGNCIDLAVLFATILESIEINPVIVLLPNDGHCVVGWEVPGTDKYMYHLLETNNFGQDFYKVLNNGKVWVDKYGLTDKFNSGIDFDKKGIYKQNNDVIIFNIKKIRKFVPPSSCIVE, via the coding sequence ATGAAAAATTATTATATTGTTTCAACAATTATTTTAGCTTTCTTATACGGTGTTCTAATACCGTCCGGTGTATATGCCAGCGGTGACGGTGGGGCTCCGGGGTATATACTTTCAGAAGGTATCGGGGCACGCTCTCTAGGGATGGGGCGTAGCTTTACAGCAGTAAGTGATGATGTATCAGCTCTATTTTATAATCCGGCAGGGCTCTACCAGTTGCAACAAAAAGAAGCACAGTACATGTATATTAAACTTTTTGAAGATACAGGGTATAATGCTATAGGGTATGTGCACACGAACGGTTCGCCTTTGACTCTTGGAGCGGCTGTTACACAGCTGCAATCTGATAACTTTGTAAGCCGAGACGCACTTAACCTGCCGGGCCCTGCATTTTCCGATACTGAACTCACTATGCTGTTAGGCGGGTGTTATGAGATAACCGATAAATTGGGCATAGGCACGGCGGTAAAATCTATTGATAAAAAAATGGAAACGCTGCACAACTCCGCTATTGATTGTGATGCGGGTGTATTATACAAACCTATGAAAAATCTATCCTTTGGTTTTGATTTACAAAACCTCTTAGGTGCGTCATTTCAGCAGGATGATAAACTGCCGCTCACGTCAAGATTGGGTACAGCGCTAAAACTGTTAAACGGGTCTTTAACGCTTGCTGCGGATTTTGAAGAATCCAGCCAAACTTCGCTAAGGGTACATTCCGGAATGGAATATTCGTTTAAGAATTTATTTGCTGTCCGGGCCGGGTATGACGTTGATACCGTAACAACAGGCTTGGGGGCAAGGTTTAAAGATTATTATTTTGATTATGCGCTATATTCAAATACGAACCTTGGTTTAAGCCACAGAATGTCTATGGGCATAAAATTCGGGAAGGAGAAAAATGAACTTAAGAAAATATCAGAAAAACAGAGGCTGGCAAACGGGCTTAAGAAGACTATTAAAACATGCTTGGCAAAAGCCAGGAAATTTGTTGCGGATGAAAACTGGTATAATGCAATAAATGAGGTTAGCAAGGTGTTAGAATTAGCACCCAATAATAAAGAAGCCCTGGAACTAAAACAGCAAGCAGAAAATATAAAAAACAAAAAAGGCAGTAAGATTAATATAGCCATAATAGATTTCGGCACGCGCAATGTTTCTTCCGCTGATGCTATGGTTGTATCCGACCTTCTCAGGTCTGAAATGGTAAAAAGAAATGTTTTTAATGTCCTTGAAAGAAGCAATATGGACATGATACTTAGTGAACAAAAATTTCAGAATTCAGGTTGTACAGAACAGGCTTGTGCTGTAACGCTCGGGAAGATATTAAACGTGCATAAGGTTATTATGGGCACTGTGTCTAAGCTTTTGGATGCTTATTACATAGTGGCTAATGTAGTTGATGTTGAGACCGGCGCGATTACTTTATCGGAAAAAGAAAAAGCGCGGAGCGCCGATGAGATATCCAGCGCATGCCGGAAAATAGCGCGCAAAATAGAAGCCGGCCTGTTGCCCCAGCAGGGTAAAGCTGTAAACCAGGAAATGTTTTTAGCCGAGAACTATCCGGTTAAAATAAAAGTGATGAAGGACGTGCCGTCAGCCATATACGGGCTCTTGGAAAATTATAATGCTGCACCGATATCGGTTTCAATTGAGAATAATACGGAGTTTGAAGCCAGGTTTAAAATAATATACAGGTATGAGCCAAAGACTCAGGAACAAATATCTTCTGTTAACATAGAACCGGGCGATATAGCTGATGTTAATCTATACCCGCAATTACCGTCCCAGGTTATATCCGGCATAAAAAAACAGGAAAGCCAGTTAGTGCGGGTAAGCCTGTATTATATTGATTCAAAGGGCACTGCAATAAAACTAAGGGATGATTTTACGGATTATGTAACGCTTTACCCGTACAACCAGTTCTTTACCAGCGTCTACACCGCCCTGGGAAATGAAGTCCCTGTAATAGAAACGCTTGTTGCCTGGGTTACTTATAATGACCCGGCGTTGAATGAAGTTTTACTAAAAGCAAGCAAACGCGGAGCTGAACTTAAGCCGCAGGTAAAAATTGTCGGCGGGCAGGACCCGAGGATATTCTTAAGGGCTGCTGACCAGCTGGATAAAGATTTCCTGCATCAGATAGAGCTTATATATAACACGTTAAAAGAAGATTATAAGATAGACTATTTGAATAACCCTATCGTCTCGGATACAGGTAAACTGTTAAAAACGCAGAGAGTAAAATTTCCCAGTGAAACCCTGAAATTTAAGGGAAATTGTATTGATTTGGCGGTACTATTTGCAACAATACTTGAAAGTATTGAAATTAACCCGGTTATAGTCCTGCTTCCCAATGACGGCCATTGTGTGGTAGGGTGGGAAGTTCCGGGTACTGATAAATATATGTATCATCTGCTTGAAACAAATAACTTTGGCCAGGATTTTTATAAGGTATTGAACAATGGTAAAGTATGGGTGGATAAATACGGCTTGACGGACAAATTCAACTCCGGCATAGACTTTGACAAGAAAGGGATTTACAAGCAGAACAATGATGTTATAATTTTCAATATTAAGAAGATCAGAAAATTTGTCCCTCCTTCCAGCTGCATTGTAGAATAA
- a CDS encoding AI-2E family transporter — translation MEADDKKSCLPDTDRRQKDMLSKERFSKYFLLGVFIISLLIFLYIIKIFILDITLAVVLATFFYPLFKNILRIFRNKHGISALLTCVIILLVFLIPLVIISNIIVIQSKEFYHLSAPQIKEIIERKVAFFARLQESAVGDLLSDYGFDWQNELNDVMKFIGTHIATVVNKTSQKAFKIIFDLFIILFATFYFLKDGQRILVRIKNSIPLNDEYKENIISKFSSVLDATVKGVFFIAILQSSLATVTLWAFGIKAWLLWGGVMLVLSTIPFVGTGFVLVPTGIIKIVNGDIGSGIAIIIISLFFISLIDNFIRPRIVGHYAGMHDLVTFFGIVGGISVFGPVGIIIGPIIIAIFVTILEIYNIEFYEHINYSKRKTNKNEIIPK, via the coding sequence ATGGAAGCAGATGACAAAAAATCATGTTTGCCTGATACTGATAGAAGGCAAAAGGATATGCTTAGCAAAGAAAGGTTCAGCAAGTATTTTCTTTTAGGTGTATTTATCATTTCTTTGTTGATTTTTTTGTATATAATTAAAATATTTATTTTAGATATAACTCTTGCAGTAGTTTTAGCCACTTTTTTTTATCCTTTATTCAAAAACATTCTTCGTATTTTTAGAAATAAGCATGGGATCAGCGCTCTGTTAACATGCGTAATAATATTGCTTGTATTCTTGATACCATTAGTTATCATTTCAAATATAATAGTAATTCAAAGTAAAGAGTTTTATCATTTGTCCGCTCCTCAGATAAAAGAAATAATAGAACGCAAGGTGGCTTTTTTTGCCAGGCTGCAGGAATCTGCTGTCGGGGATTTACTGTCGGATTATGGCTTCGATTGGCAGAATGAGCTAAATGACGTGATGAAGTTTATAGGCACACACATCGCTACTGTCGTAAATAAGACATCACAAAAAGCTTTCAAGATAATATTTGATCTATTTATAATCCTATTTGCCACATTTTATTTTTTAAAAGACGGGCAAAGGATCCTGGTCAGGATAAAGAACAGCATACCGTTAAATGATGAGTACAAGGAAAATATTATTTCGAAGTTTTCATCTGTGTTGGATGCAACAGTTAAAGGTGTTTTTTTTATAGCCATATTGCAGAGTTCTTTGGCTACAGTAACCCTTTGGGCTTTCGGGATAAAAGCCTGGCTGTTATGGGGAGGTGTGATGCTTGTGCTTTCCACCATACCTTTTGTGGGTACGGGTTTTGTACTGGTTCCTACCGGTATAATAAAAATAGTAAACGGCGATATAGGTTCCGGGATAGCTATTATCATAATAAGCTTATTTTTTATCTCATTGATAGATAATTTCATCAGGCCCCGTATAGTCGGCCATTATGCGGGAATGCACGACCTGGTGACTTTTTTTGGCATAGTAGGGGGTATCAGCGTATTCGGCCCTGTCGGGATTATTATAGGCCCGATTATAATCGCGATATTTGTCACGATACTTGAAATATACAATATTGAATTTTATGAACATATAAATTACTCCAAGCGTAAAACAAACAAAAACGAAATCATTCCAAAATAA
- the tilS gene encoding tRNA lysidine(34) synthetase TilS, with protein sequence MDAWEKFKIAIKKDGLVNEGDRIILAVSGGPDSVCLTHLFWRLAKALDLELVIVYFDHGLRVQAKKEIFFIKKLGGKLNIPVQVRVLKVKEHSSQNKVSIETAGRDLRYQELDNVAKELKFNKIVTGHNANDNAETVLMWLIRGTGAEGLSGIPPKRKTKGNIEVIRPILSVTRKEILTYLKRQKMFFCIDRSNFDIDYTRNKIRHELIPMLNKYNSNVVEHLYNLSRIVSRENTYLNMLSQKAQKNLVSVSKNKISLDLKGFFGYNKAIQNRIIKNILPQKRSQLQIERLMDFLSAPHKKNIHFSSNWEIEKSPGKLVIKKLVQA encoded by the coding sequence ATGGACGCATGGGAAAAATTCAAAATAGCAATAAAAAAAGACGGCCTTGTGAATGAAGGAGACAGGATAATTTTAGCTGTCTCAGGCGGGCCGGATTCTGTTTGTCTGACGCACCTTTTCTGGAGGCTGGCAAAGGCCCTGGATTTAGAACTGGTGATCGTTTATTTTGACCACGGCTTGAGAGTACAGGCAAAGAAAGAAATATTTTTTATTAAAAAGTTAGGCGGAAAACTAAATATACCGGTACAAGTCCGGGTATTGAAAGTAAAAGAACATTCAAGCCAAAATAAAGTATCTATAGAGACCGCAGGCAGGGATCTGCGTTATCAGGAACTGGATAATGTCGCAAAGGAATTGAAGTTCAATAAAATCGTGACAGGGCACAATGCAAATGACAATGCGGAAACTGTCCTTATGTGGCTGATCCGGGGGACCGGGGCAGAGGGACTCTCAGGTATACCTCCCAAGCGCAAAACAAAAGGGAACATTGAGGTTATCAGGCCGATTTTATCTGTAACAAGAAAAGAGATATTAACTTATCTCAAACGCCAGAAGATGTTTTTTTGCATAGACCGTTCAAATTTTGACATTGACTATACAAGAAATAAGATAAGGCACGAGCTTATCCCAATGTTAAACAAATATAATAGTAACGTAGTAGAGCATCTTTATAATCTTTCAAGAATAGTTTCCCGTGAAAATACGTATTTAAATATGCTTTCACAAAAGGCGCAAAAGAATCTGGTTTCGGTATCAAAAAACAAAATCTCACTTGATTTAAAAGGATTTTTTGGATATAATAAGGCAATACAAAATCGAATTATAAAAAATATTTTGCCGCAGAAACGGTCGCAACTCCAAATTGAACGTTTAATGGATTTTTTGTCCGCCCCTCATAAAAAAAATATTCATTTTTCCAGTAATTGGGAAATAGAGAAGTCCCCCGGGAAACTGGTAATAAAAAAGTTAGTGCAGGCATAA
- the hpt gene encoding hypoxanthine phosphoribosyltransferase, translating to MAKNKSIEVLLTAAQIKKRVKLLAKEISRDYKGAKLTVVPILKGSILFFSDLLRNLKVDCVIDFISVSSYKADRSKGIVRLLMDLRQSPQNKHILIVEDIVDTGYTLDYLCKNLKQRRPLSVRTCVLLDKPSLRKVPVKIDYKGFKVPDKFVVGYGLDYKEKYRNLPFIGILREINSEVVNNER from the coding sequence ATGGCGAAAAACAAGAGCATAGAAGTTCTTTTAACCGCAGCACAAATCAAAAAAAGAGTAAAACTCCTTGCCAAAGAAATCTCGAGAGATTACAAAGGCGCAAAATTAACCGTAGTTCCGATACTTAAAGGAAGTATTTTATTTTTTTCTGACCTGTTAAGGAATCTGAAAGTTGATTGTGTGATAGATTTTATTTCGGTCTCTTCGTATAAAGCCGACAGATCAAAAGGCATAGTCAGGCTGTTAATGGATTTAAGGCAAAGCCCGCAAAATAAACATATATTGATCGTAGAAGATATAGTCGATACAGGGTACACGCTGGATTATCTTTGTAAGAATTTAAAGCAGAGGCGGCCGCTTTCTGTCAGAACCTGCGTACTTCTTGATAAACCTTCTTTAAGAAAAGTGCCCGTAAAGATCGATTATAAAGGGTTTAAAGTGCCGGATAAATTCGTTGTAGGCTACGGGCTAGATTACAAAGAAAAATATAGAAATTTACCTTTTATAGGAATATTAAGGGAAATTAATTCGGAGGTTGTTAATAATGAAAGATAA